One Malania oleifera isolate guangnan ecotype guangnan chromosome 10, ASM2987363v1, whole genome shotgun sequence genomic region harbors:
- the LOC131166595 gene encoding uncharacterized protein LOC131166595: MLSCLCNRGRRKRSGAADRPATAPTALRSSTATANPPPRPAYGDVGKGTGSKSRVAKDGGLVILGAGAGAAAALATTAVVASAYDGGGGGDAGGASGGCGGGGGCGGGGCGGGGGCGGGGC; encoded by the coding sequence ATGCTGTCTTGCCTCTGCAACCGCGGCCGCCGCAAAAGGAGCGGGGCAGCGGACCGTCCCGCCACCGCTCCCACGGCCTTGCGCAGCAGTACTGCGACTGCCAATCCACCTCCTCGACCAGCTTACGGCGACGTCGGAAAAGGCACAGGCTCCAAAAGCCGCGTCGCAAAAGATGGCGGACTGGTTATCTTGGGCGCCGGAGCCGGTGCTGCTGCAGCGCTAGCGACAACAGCCGTTGTTGCCAGTGCCTACGACGGCGGAGGGGGCGGCGATGCTGGGGGTGCCAGTGGGGGATGTGGTGGCGGCGGAGGGTGCGGTGGAGGCGGGTGCGGTGGTGGAGGTGGCTGTGGCGGTGGCGGGTGCTGA